GATATTCCAATGCCCATTCCGGGATTGGTTCCATAGGTAATCATCGGTTCAATGGCCGAGCCATCAAAAACGATCTCCTTGTCAAATTGCGCATCTGAATCTGAGTACAGTGTTTTCCAATATTCCATCGCCTTTTCCCATTCTTCACCTTTAGGAGTATATTCTCTTCCTTTGATGTAAGAGAATGTTTTTTCATCCGGGGCGATCATCCCACCCCTGGCTCCCATTTCAATGCTGAGATTGCAAACGGTCATCCTGCCTTCCATAGACATATTGCGAAAGACTTCGCCGGCGTATTCCACAAAATACCCTGTGGCCCCGGAGGTTGAAAGTTGTGAAATGATATAGAGTGCGACGTCTTTAGGAGTCACAGCTCTGCTAAGGCTGCCGTCTATGGTAATCCTCATTTTCCTGGGCTTGGGTTGCATGATGCATTGAGTGGACAAGACCATCTCCACTTCTGAAGTGCCTATCCCAAAGGCAATTGCACCAAAGGCCCCGTGCGTGGAGGTATGCGAGTCTCCGCACACTACCGTCACACCCGGAAGTGTAATCCCGTTTTCCGGACCAATTACATGGACGATACCATTTTTCTGATGGCCAAGACCCCAATAGGGTATTCCGTGTTCTCGGGCATTTTCTTCTAAAGCCTTCAGTTGATTTGCCGATAATGGATCTTTTACCGGTAGATGTTGGTTTATGGTGGGGGTATTGTGATCTGCTGTTGCAAATGTACGTTCAGGATACAAGACTTTTGCACCCCGGTTTTTCAACCCCAGGAAGGCTACCGGACTCGTCACCTCATGTACCAGATGGCGATCTATAAAAAGTACGTCTGGTCCTTTGCTTATCGACCTTACAACATGGGCATCCCATACTTTGTCAAATAGTGTTCTCTGTTCACTCATTTTAGGTAATTTCTGAACTGACAAAAATAATCTATAGGGAATTGAATAGAAATTTCACCCTTTATAAATTACGATGTTCAAAACACGGAATTGGCCCTGCATGAGGATTACCGTACTCAACTGATATAATTCCAGATGTTCTTGTGCTTCGTTAATTCAATGTACTTCTTTCTTACAGTTTCGTTTTTTTTCAGGGCCATATCCGGGTCTTCCTGCAAGAGATTCATTGCGTAATATCGAGCTGTCTTTAGGATGTCATTATCTTTTACAATGTCGGCAATCTTAAGGTTAAGCAGACCACTCTGCTGGGTTCCCATCAGATCTCCCGGACCTCTGAGTTTTAGGTCTACTTCTGCTATTTCAAATCCATCATTGGTCCTTGTCATCGTTTGCAGGCGCGTTTTCGCTTCTGATGACAACTTCTGGCCGGTCATTAAGATGCAATAACTCTGTTCTCCTCCTCTTCCTACACGCCCACGAAGCTGATGTAATTGTGACAGGCCAAATCGCTCTGCACTTTCAATGATCATAATCGTTGCATTTGGGACGTTAACGCCTACTTCAATCACAGTTGTCGCTACCATGATTTGTGTTTCCCCTTTTACAAAACGATCCATTTCATAGTCCTTGTCTTCTGATTTCATTTGTCCATGCACGATGGAAATCTGGTATTCCGGGAGCGGAAAATCGCGTACCATACTCTCATACCCATCCATCAGGTCTTTGTAATCAAGGGCCTGTGATTCTTTAATCAGCGGATAAACCACGTAGACCTGTCTGCCTTTGCGGATTTCATCCTTCAGAAACCGGAAAACTTTCAACCGGTTGCTGTCAAAACGGTGCACGGTCTTCACCGGTTTTCTCCCCGGGGTAACTCATCGATTACGGATATATCCAGATCCCCATACAAACTCATCGCCAGCGTACGAGGTATTGGCGTCGCAGTCATAACCAGGATATGTGGTGGAATTTCATTTTTATGCCATAATTTAGATCGTTGTGCCACCCCGAAGCGATGTTGTTCATCAACTATCGCAAGTCCAAGATTGTGGAATTTCACTTTGTGCTCAAGTACTGCATGCGTACCCACGAGAATATGGAGGCTCCCATCTTCTAGGGATTCGTGGATCACCGTCCGCTTAGACTTTTTAACCGATCCGGTGAGGAGGGAAATGGTTACATCCATTTCACCCAGTATTTCTTTTAGGCTGTTATAGTGCTGGTTGGCCAGGATTTCAGTAGGAGCCACAAGGCACGACTGGTATCCGTTATCGAGGGCCAATAGCATACTCATAAGGGCAACAATGGTCTTTCCCGATCCCACATCACCCTGTAGTAGGCGGTTCATCTGGGCTTTGCTTCCCAAGTCGGCCCTTATTTCTTTTATAACCTTTTGCTGCGCCCCGGTTAATTGAAAGGGCAAAAACTCATTATAAAATGTATTAAAATACTTCCCCACATGCTCAAAAGGAAATCCCCTGATCTTCTTTTTCCGCAATAGGTTTTTTGATATAAGCTGCAGCTGGATAAAAAATAGCTCCTCAAATTTTAATCTGAACTGTGCTCGGGCTAATTTATTCTGATCACGAGGAAAATGGATGTTTAGTAGCGCCTCTTTACGTGAAATTAATTTGAGCTCATCAATAAGTGAAGAGTTCAAAGTTTCAGCAAAGGCACCATTGGTTTCACGGAAAAGTTGCTGGATGAGCTGACTAATGACCCTGTTTGAAATCCCCTTGTTTCCCAGTTTTTCTGTAGAGGGATAAATGGGTTGCATATGGATGCGCAAGCCTTTTTCGTGTTCCGACAACAATTCCATATCCGGGTGTGGCATAGAAAATACACCATTGAACCATTGGGTCCTTCCGAAAATGACATAGGGAACATTAATTTGAAGCTGTTCTTTAAGCCAACGATGTCCTCTGAACCACACCAATTCCATTTCCCCGGTTTCATCCACAAATTTGGCGACGAGTCGTTTCCCTTTTTTTTGCTCAACAGTTTTGATATGAAGGATCTTCCCAACCAGTTGAATTTCCGCAGAATTTCTCTCTAATTGATTGATTTTGTAATATCTGGTCTTATCGATGTAACGGTTGGGGAAGTGATGTAAAAGGTCATTGTAGGTGTCTATACCCAGCTCTGAATGCAAAACCTCAGCTCTGTTTGGCCCCACCCCTTTGAGATAAGTAATCGGGGTTTGCAGAAGATTGGGTTTCATTTGTCTAAATTAATAGTTACTTCCTTGAACTCCAACAGATCAAAATACTAATTTTGAGAATAGAGAAATAGTTTTATGAAGTTACCCGTTGCCTTGTATTTTCTGATCATCAGTTTTTTTCCGCTCCCGGGGCAAAACGATAGAGGATACGACTTCCTGGAGGGTGATCTAGTGATAAATGTGGATCCTTATCAGGAGCGTATTGATGGTAAA
This DNA window, taken from Muriicola soli, encodes the following:
- the leuC gene encoding 3-isopropylmalate dehydratase large subunit produces the protein MSEQRTLFDKVWDAHVVRSISKGPDVLFIDRHLVHEVTSPVAFLGLKNRGAKVLYPERTFATADHNTPTINQHLPVKDPLSANQLKALEENAREHGIPYWGLGHQKNGIVHVIGPENGITLPGVTVVCGDSHTSTHGAFGAIAFGIGTSEVEMVLSTQCIMQPKPRKMRITIDGSLSRAVTPKDVALYIISQLSTSGATGYFVEYAGEVFRNMSMEGRMTVCNLSIEMGARGGMIAPDEKTFSYIKGREYTPKGEEWEKAMEYWKTLYSDSDAQFDKEIVFDGSAIEPMITYGTNPGMGIGISLGIPTAESLDGGVATYRKSLEYMDFKEGDAMLGKKIDFVFLGSCTNGRIEDFRAFAEVVKGRKKADHVTAWLVPGSHRVEEAIEKEGILDILHEAGFELREPGCSACLAMNDDKIPAGKYAVSTSNRNFEGRQGPGARTLLASPLVAAAAAVTGKVTDPRVLMELETA